A genomic window from Hypomesus transpacificus isolate Combined female chromosome 15, fHypTra1, whole genome shotgun sequence includes:
- the lhx1a gene encoding LIM/homeobox protein Lhx1: MVHCAGCERPILDRFLLNVLDRAWHVKCVQCCECKCNLTEKCFSREGKLYCKNDFFRRFGTKCAGCSQGISPNDLVRRARSKVFHLNCFTCMMCNKQLSTGEELYIIDENKFVCKEDYLSNSNAKDTNLLSVTACSDPSLSPDSQDQLQDDVKDSEIANLSDKETGNNENDDQNLGGKRRGPRTTIKAKQLETLKAAFAATPKPTRHIREQLAQETGLNMRVIQVWFQNRRSKERRMKQLSALGARRHAFFRSPRRMRTLVDRLEPGELIPNGPFSYYGDYQSEYYGPGGNYDFFPQGPPSSQAQTPVDLPFVPSSGPTGTPLGGMDHPMPGHHPSSEVQRFSDIMSHHPGDSPSPEPGIPGPLHSMSSEVFGPSPPFTSLSLNGSGYNNHLSHQPSEMNEGTVW; encoded by the exons ATGGTACACTGTGCAGGGTGCGAGAGACCTATTTTGGACAGGTTTCTCCTAAATGTTTTGGACAGAGCATGGCACGTGAAGTGCGTTCAGTGCTGCGAGTGTAAatgcaatttaacagagaaatGTTTTTCGCGAGAGGGGAAATTATACTGCAAAAACGACTTCTTCAG GCGGTTCGGTACGAAGTGTGCAGGTTGTTCACAAGGCATCTCTCCGAATGACTTGGTACGGAGGGCGAGGAGTAAAGTGTTTCACCTCAACTGCTTCACGTGCATGATGTGCAATAAGCAGCTTTCAACCGGAGAGGAGCTATACATCATTGACGAAAACAAATTCGTCTGCAAAGAAGATTACCTAAGCAACAGCAATGCAAAAGACACAAACCTTCTCTCAG TAACAGCATGTAGTGATCCGAGTTTATCACCGGATTCTCAAGACCAGTTACAGGACGACGTAAAGGATTCTGAAATAGCCAATTTATCGGACAAAGAGACTGGTAACAACGAGAATGACGACCAGAACCTCGGTGGTAAACGACGTGGACCTCGAACCACCATCAAAGCAAAGCAACTGGAGACTTTGAAAGCAGCGTTTGCAGCGACCCCAAAACCCACGAGACACATCAGAGAGCAGCTCGCACAGGAAACGGGGCTGAACATGCGAGTTATTCAG GTATGGTTTCAGAACCGGCGGTCCAAAGAGCGTCGTATGAAGCAATTGAGCGCTCTGGGCGCAAGAAGGCACGCGTTTTTCCGCAGCCCGAGGAGAATGAGAACGCTAGTGGACCGGCTCGAACCTGGGGAATTAATTCCAAACGGCCCTTTTTCTTACTATGGAG ATTATCAAAGCGAGTACTACGGCCCAGGAGGGAACTATGACTTCTTTCCTCAGGGGCCTCCCTCATCGCAGGCGCAGACCCCTGTAGACCTCCCCTTCGTGCCCTCTTCAGGCCCTACGGGCACCCCGCTTGGCGGCATGGATCATCCTATGCCAGGGCACCACCCCTCAAGTGAGGTGCAGCGTTTCTCTGACATCATGTCCCACCACCCAGGGGACTCGCCCAGCCCAGAGCCCGGGATCCCAGGGCCCCTGCACAGCATGTCCTCGGAGGTGTTTGGCCCCAGTCCGCCCTTTACCTCACTCTCCCTCAATGGCAGCGGATATAACAACCACCTGTCCCACCAACCCTCGGAAATGAACGAGGGCACTGTATGGTAG